Proteins encoded together in one Capricornis sumatraensis isolate serow.1 chromosome 3, serow.2, whole genome shotgun sequence window:
- the FBXL18 gene encoding F-box/LRR-repeat protein 18 produces the protein MASSGEDTCDDSDAPPAAAPVADSTHLLGFSDEILLHILSHVPSTDLVLNVRRTCRKLAALCLDKSLTHTVLLQKDYEASEDKVKRLVKEIGRDVQQLSMAGCYWLSGATVEHVARCRGLVRVNLSGCPLTSLRLSKVLSALPHLRSLAIDVSPGFDASQLSGECKATLSRVRELKQTLYTPSYGVVPCCTSLEKLLLYFEILDRTREGAVLSGQLMVGQSNVPHYQHLRVFYARLAPGYINQEVVRLYLAVLSDRTPENLHAFLISVPGSFAESGATRNLLESMARNVALDALQLPKSWLNGSALLQHMKFSSPFYFSFSRCALSGGHLLQRVIDGGRDLRSLAGLNLSGCAHCLAPDCLLRKAEDDIDPAILEALVAACPNLRHLNLSAAHHHSPEGPGQHLCQLLARLPRLRSLSLPVCAVADSPPRADRAPVPPAMRAVPRGFGKKVRIGVPSVPFPGPAGPQPSSVFWSLLKNVPFLDRLELIGSNFSSAMPRNEPAIRNSLPPCSRAQSVGDAEVAAIGQLAFLRHLTLAQLPSILTGSGLVSIGLQCQQLQSLSLAHLGLMGKVVYMSGLSDMLKHCKRLKDLRLEQPYFSANAQFFQALSQCSALQRLCLVSRSGTLQPEAVLAFMARCLRVVVCHLFTGESLSTCRSLQQALLRSFQAERPALNVVVFPLLHEGLTDVIRDVPMVHLDEVTLFKSRVAEEPPNLWW, from the exons ATGGCCAGCTCTGGAGAG GACACGTGCGATGACAGTGACGCGCCCCCCGCGGCAGCCCCAGTGGCAGACAGCACCCACCTGCTGGGCTTCTCCGACGAGATCCTCCTGCACATCCTGAGCCACGTGCCCAGCACGGACCTGGTTCTGAACGTCCGGCGCACCTGCCGGAAGCTCGCAGCGCTGTGCTTGGACAAGAGCCTCACCCACACGGTGCTGCTGCAGAAGGACTATGAG GCCAGCGAGGACAAGGTGAAGCGGCTGGTGAAGGAGATCGGCCGGGACGTGCAGCAGCTCAGCATGGCTGGCTGCTACTGGCTGTCGGGCGCCACGGTGGAGCACGTGGCGCGCTGCCGCGGCCTGGTGCGCGTCAACCTGTCGGGCTGCCCCCTGACCTCCCTGCGCCTCTCCAAGGTGCTGTCGGCCCTGCCACACCTGCGCTCCCTGGCCATCGACGTGAGCCCCGGCTTCGACGCCAGCCAGCTGAGCGGCGAATGCAAGGCGACGCTGAGCCGCGTGCGGGAGCTCAAGCAGACGCTGTACACGCCCTCGTATGGCGTGGTGCCCTGCTGCACCAGCCTCGAGAAGCTGCTGCTGTATTTCGAGATCCTGGACCGCACGCGGGAGGGCGCCGTGCTCTCGGGCCAGCTCATGGTGGGCCAGAGCAACGTGCCGCACTACCAGCACCTGCGCGTCTTCTACGCCCGCCTGGCCCCCGGCTACATCAACCAGGAGGTGGTACGCCTCTACCTGGCCGTGCTCAGCGACCGCACGCCCGAGAACCTCCACGCCTTCCTCATCTCCGTGCCCGGCAGCTTTGCCGAGAGTGGGGCCACCCGGAACCTGCTGGAGTCCATGGCCCGCAACGTGGCGCTGGACGCCCTGCAGCTGCCCAAGTCCTGGCTCAACGGCTCGGCCCTCCTGCAGCACATGAAGTTCAGCAGCCCCTTCTACTTCAGCTTCAGCCGCTGTGCACTGTCCGGCGGCCACCTCCTGCAGCGCGTCATCGACGGCGGCAGGGACctgcggagcctggcaggcctgaATCTCAGCGGCTGCGCGCACTGCCTGGCGCCTGACTGCCTGCTCCGCAAGGCAGAGGACGACATCGACCCCGCCATCCTAGAGGCGCTGGTGGCGGCCTGCCCCAACCTACGGCACCTCAACCTCTCAGCCGCCCACCACCACAGCCCCGAGGGCCCCGGCCAGCACCTGTGCCAGCTGCTGGCTCGGCTGCCCCGCCTGCGCTCCCTGTCGCTGCCCGTCTGCGCCGTGGCCGACTCCCCACCACGGGCCGACCGCGCGCCTGTCCCGCCCGCCATGCGTGCGGTGCCCCGCGGCTTCGGCAAGAAGGTCCGCATCGGCGTGCCATCCGTCCCCTTCCCTGGGCCGGCAGGCCCCCAGCCGTCCTCGGTGTTCTGGTCGTTGCTGAAGAACGTGCCCTTTCTGGACCGCCTCGAGCTGATCGGCTCCAACTTCTCGTCCGCCATGCCGCGCAATGAGCCTGCCATCCGCAACTCCCTGCCCCCCTGCAGCCGGGCGCAGAGCGTTGGGGACGCGGAGGTGGCTGCCATCGGCCAGCTGGCCTTCCTGAGGCACCTGACGCTGGCCCAGCTGCCCAGCATCCTGACGGGCTCGGGGCTGGTGAGCATCGGCCTGCAGTGCCAGCAGCTCCAGTCGCTCTCGCTGGCCCACCTGGGCTTGATGGGCAAGGTGGTCTACATGTCTGGCCTCTCGGACATGCTGAAGCACTGCAAGCGGCTGAAGGACCTCAG GTTGGAGCAGCCCTACTTCAGCGCCAACGCCCAGTTCTTCCAGGCGCTGAGCCAGTGCTCCGCGCTGCAGCGCCTCTGCCTGGTGTCGCGCAGCGGGACGCTGCAGCCCGAGGCCGTGCTGGCCTTCATGGCGCGCTGCCTGCGCGTGGTGGTATGCCACCTGTTCACCGGCGAATCGCTCAGCACCTGCCGCAGCCTGCAGCAGGCCCTCCTCCGCAG